Proteins found in one Pyrus communis chromosome 15, drPyrComm1.1, whole genome shotgun sequence genomic segment:
- the LOC137716933 gene encoding uncharacterized protein — protein MDSGEQPPKKRKLHESQPELPPSPPLLQPPPPLQTLAPPRSAGAPQSLSQEEIMKKRRHRDEIRSVYDCYKRIKFCLSKNDSALTPELEQAYLSLITASRGCTSVQRIVADLIPRYASKCPTALEAAGKVVINMYNWSMAVIKRGEDADGVAFQTAKSCVLGLADICYTASSVAPTSSVIRGICSAVFQNVLTFFISSCEGKDVFLIVGKETVRIQDSSQNFSELKQKVLDENESSPIKLSKLCALSLIWILFSYPQKLLAAWFELFKSGASDGVLKGQYFLRQMTSRLDNDGGYPFGKNGDESKSSTDYTESSTRGCEVSSEQVASDGNHVCGDASTVSESCLLGLVLSKDLSLQSWMFSKYKKLCKSSSSKVFNDIKSSLEDVFNSFLGRMDVGDDQVDSDENDSDPSRFIERAYLVPRFSNQHEACSELYGKDSSNQESWGTRSTNSEIREHGDMSHGRSSVPRDLMNHQVLSPVTRSPLNFRSNSFDGRKHGHLDKNQDAMDFGSPLMRSLSGGVNSSFESPRPHLVSPYTSTTTQSVWYSDGDIGAMDIFSASKQLWLGFSGSDVSEAHVRFQLERFGAVEQFIFFPLKGFALVEYRNIVDAIKAREYMRGHFPWHVKFMDIGLGTRGTMNGIAVGSSCHVYVGNILSQWAKDETLHESRKVIYKGPYTVTDLSNEGALLMEFDTPEEAAAVMAHLRQHRKERSNHRPPYGAGSANVVISQTDGARSAPTPTHIDIRSSTPGNMPSSHVAAPFSVNHESHPMELASPRVTSENQGNTVQGGYLFQSKRATGSTEMLESGTPKLDGYDNNSPVDPSQGSHAVSRAAEQKWMYAKPGMELHSAPGSIPCVPVPTQGPCVPPPLQIHSSPFIRPVYPPPSCSWDPRGVNHNPPLNPISPGVMPNNFHGNAIVAPFIPASVTPLAQIQGTPAQQFDQMFSVPIVPPPLSSQPPPLPEMPPPVPPSPPPLPQSQPPYVPPPPHSPPPPVPESSGVEGSGQCSQYQWQGMLCKSGVHYCTVYAHRVDSDICKYLNAISEPIEWPAKLDMTKRTDFRHVKSTFTSTPPHKREVCRLIPASAGDHKGFQDFISYLKQRDCSGVIKIPAVKSLWARLLFILPQSDDTCAMLSIAPSPPDCLIALILPKETNFEWNRNALACGASVEFSSLKMLTFSLIYAAIVFNLVSLALNRNPIGLSARENMWNRNSHPRTAGSKGVPKPQKVFVPKNPDHNNSIPREPNINPNPNPTLSTSLRQSLSKQQSNAETSTAASVPPSGSRVRMGDKGEWVPSRAQGGNFVNYLPQDEAVAAGLGADEGGLDALESQRVVDLLNRELSRLLKLNPKEFWRQVASDTSLHEFLDSFLQFRSRWYDFPHRGANELVAGIIVGEFELSRRVFMVLYRISSNRDPGARLADSLSPQDHEVLLQEKKLLDLPKLLDICAIYGHENEDLTRVLVGNAVKAHTRIRDNLTAVASHFLSIVQTMHQRSSSALETLFSSGNTGEHGSSRLLADLLEVMDFINDAVVSMDAFLTAYEPSAVFLLCPVETSHGNEALLSTLARLHDSLLPSLQRGFQIISADGEDKMVSNISLSLKMLSKRIVRFGWKLLDLCYLSDEAFKDNLPIPAAAEMFPAKVEDLFIRSDILVQTLREINGISVCAQENQNRQTFLQNIEKNFNIMSKMENLQNSGWIIMDDEQLGYVYGILMSTQKLILKEQPSTTAALTNKKVQIDEDVAIVESRISQIKDLFPDYGKGFLAACLEAYNQNPEEVIRRILEGTLHEDLQSLDMSLETMPAPKTVTVGRNDKGKGKLGELTAPPATSTAVVVRDKQNGAPSVSSSSSQGRFVRKSKADVPDTDTLDDRNEKYVANTAALISQFEYDDEYDDSFDDLGLSVADSGVGESEIFSEKSSSNTGRPWETQTGNSSQDAASSKWGSRKKPQYYVKDGKNYSYKVAGSVAVANAGEASLITEAQREVIHGLGRGGNLPLGAVKKLTEYSEEQDKQFDNSQAEERGQMDGRGRGFVGNARGRGRRGGRQREANEEQDNKHNDNAKGEDGENAGNQRGRGGRRGGRGGGGRNNFRKDRAMNKHFSGLGGF, from the exons ATGGACTCGGGAGAGCAACCTCCGAAGAAGCGGAAGCTGCACGAATCCCAACCAGAACTGCCGCCATCGCCGCCATTATTACAACCACCGCCACCACTACAAACCCTAGCCCCGCCGCGGAGCGCGGGCGCTCCGCAATCTCTATCTCAGGAGGAGATTATGAAGAAACGGAGACACAGAGACGAGATTCGAAGTGTATACGATTGCTACAAGCGGATCAAGTTTTGCCTTTCGAAGAATGACTCTGCTCTCACGCCGGAGCTCGAGCAAGcttatctctctctcatcactGCTTCCAGAG GTTGTACGAGTGTACAACGCATTGTTGCTGATCTCATTCCTCGGTATGCTTCAAAATGTCCAACTGCCCTTGAAGCTGCAGGGAAAGTTGTTATCAATATGTATAACTGGAGCATGGCAGTAATAAAGAGAGGAGAGGATGCTGATGGTGTTGCATTTCAGACTGCTAAATCTTGTGTTCTTGGTCTAGCTGATATTTGCTACACTGCATCTTCAGTGGCGCCAACATCATCCGTCATTCGGGGGATTTGCTCTGCAGTTTTCCAGAATGTGCTCACCTTCTTCATATCCTCCTGTGAGGGAAAGGATGTCTTTCTTATTGTTGGGAAAGAAACTGTGAGAATACAAGATTCCTCTCAGAATTTTTCTGAGCTAAAGCAAAAGGTTTTAGATGAAAATGAATCTTCACCTATTAAATTATCCAAGTTATGCGCTCTCAGTTTAATATGGATTCTCTTTAGTTATCCACAAAAATTACTCGCAGCCTGGTTTGAACTCTTTAAATCCGGTGCATCGGATGGAGTTCTGAAGGGGCAGTATTTTCTAAGGCAAATGACAAGCAGGCTTGATAATGATGGTGGCTATCCTTTCGGTAAAAATGGTGATGAATCTAAATCAAGTACAGATTATACTGAATCTAGCACCAGAGGCTGTGAGGTTAGCTCTGAGCAGGTAGCATCTGATGGCAATCATGTCTGTGGGGATGCATCAACAGTTTCAGAGAGCTGCTTGTTAGGACTG GTTCTTAGCAAAGATCTGTCATTGCAAAGTTGGATGTTCTCAAAGTATAAAAAGTTATGTAAATCGTCATCTTCCAAAGTTTTTAATGATATTAAATCTTCTTTGGAAGATgtatttaattcatttttagGGCGAATGGATGTGGGAGATGATCAAGTGGATAGTGATGAGAATGATTCTGATCCATCCAGATTTATTGAACGAGCATATCTGGTTCCTAGGTTCTCTAACCAACATGAGGCCTGTAGTGAACTGTATGGAAAAGATA GTTCCAATCAGGAGAGCTGGGGAACAAGGTCCACAAACTCTGAGATTAGGGAGCATGGAGATATGTCACATGGCAGGTCTTCTGTGCCAAGGGACCTAATGAACCACCAGGTTCTTTCACCTGTCACAAGATCTCCACTAAATTTCAGGAGTAATTCATTTGATGGGAGAAAACATGGTCATCTTGACAAGAATCAAGATGCAATGGATTTTGGCTCACCTCTCATGAGATCTTTAAGTGGTGGTGTAAATAGTTCTTTTGAATCTCCTAGACCTCATTTGGTGTCACCATATACTTCCACAACAACTCAAAGTGTTTGGTATTCGGATGGGGATATTGGAGCCATGGATATTTTCTCCGCCTCTAAACAGCTCTGGCTGGGCTTTTCAGGATCTGATGTGTCTGAAGCTCATGTAAGGTTTCAGTTAGAGAGGTTTGGTGCAGTAGAACAATTTATTTTCTTCCCACTCAAAGGGTTTGCCTTGGTAGAGTACAGAAACATTGTGGATGCCATAAAGGCTCGGGAATATATGCGTGGACATTTTCCTTGGCACGTGAAGTTTATGGATATAGGACTGGGAACTAGAGGTACCATGAATGGCATTGCAGTTGGTTCTAGTTGCCATGTTTATGTGGGAAATATATTAAGTCAATGGGCCAAGGATGAGACTCTGCATGAATCAAGAAAAGTGATTTACAAGGGTCCTTACACGGTCACTGATCTTAGCAATGAAGGTGCGTTACTGATGGAATTTGATACTCCTGAAGAAGCTGCTGCGGTAATGGCACATCTCAGACAACATCGCAAGGAAAGGAGTAACCACAGGCCACCATATGGTGCAGGGTCAGCTAATGTCGTAATATCCCAAACTGATGGTGCAAGATCTGCACCTACCCCTACTCATATTGACATAAGAAGCAGCACCCCTGGAAACATGCCCAGTAGTCATGTTGCTGCACCATTTTCAGTAAATCATGAGAGCCACCCCATGGAGCTTGCATCCCCTAGAGTAACGTCCGAGAATCAGGGGAATACTGTACAGGGTGGATATTTATTTCAGTCAAAGAGAGCTACTGGCTCTACGGAGATGCTTGAATCTGGCACCCCAAAGCTTGATGGTTATGACAATAACTCACCTGTGGATCCTTCACAAG GTAGTCATGCCGTTTCTCGTGCTGCTGAACAAAAGTGGATGTATGCAAAACCTGGAATGGAGCTGCATTCCGCACCAGGGAGCATTCCTTGTGTTCCTGTGCCAACACAGGGACCCTGTGTCCCACCTCCACTCCAAATTCACTCATCTCCATTTATACGGCCTGTTTACCCCCCTCCAAGTTGTTCTTGGGATCCACGGGGTGTAAATCATAATCCTCCTTTGAACCCAATCTCACCAGGTGTAATGCCCAACAATTTTCATGGGAATGCTATTGTAGCTCCCTTCATTCCTGCTTCTGTGACTCCACTTGCACAAATACAGGGAACTCCAGCACAGCAATTTGACCAAATGTTTTCAGTACCGATAGTTCCACCACCGCTATCATCTCAACCACCCCCTTTACCTGAAATGCCACCTCCAGTGCCCCCATCTCCACCACCTCTGCCTCAGTCGCAGCCGCCTTATGTTCCTCCTCCTCCCCATTCACCTCCTCCACCTGTTCCAGAATCATCTGGTGTGgaaggttctggacaatgctcTCAGTATCAGTGGCAGGGAATGTTATGCAAAAGTGGTGTTCATTACTGTACTGTTTATGCGCATAGGGTGGATTCAGATATATGCAAATATTTGAATGCCATTTCTGAACCTATAGA ATGGCCTGCTAAGTTAGACATGACCAAGCGTACAGATTTTCGGCATGTGAAGTCAACATTTACTAGCACCCCACCACATAAA AGGGAGGTATGCAGATTGATCCCAGCTTCTGCAGGCGACCACAAAGGC TTTCAGGATTTCATTTCATACTTGAAGCAGAGGGATTGCTCAGGAGTGATCAAGATCCCGGCTGTGAAATCCTTATGGGCGAGGCTTCTGTTCATACTTCCACAGTCTGATGACACTTGTGCTATGCTCTCTATTGCACCGAGTCCACCAGATTGTCTCATTGCTCTAATATTACCTAAAGAAACAAACTTCGAGTGG AATAGAAATGCCCTGGCATGTGGAGCTTCTGTGGAATTTAGTTCCCTGAAGATGTTAACCTTTTCTCTAAT CTATGCTGCCATTGTTTTTAATCTCG TCTCACTTGCCCTCAATCGAAATCCGATCGGACTCAGTGCGAGGGAGAACATGTGGAACCGAAACTCTCATCCCCGAACCGCCGGGAGCAAGGGTGTCCCAAAACCCCAAAAGGTCTTCGTCCCCAAGAATCCAGACCACAACAATTCAATCCCTCGAGAGCCCAATAtcaatcccaatcccaatcccACGCTCTCTACCTCTCTCCGGCAATCCCTATCCAAGCAGCAATCCAATGCCGAAACTTCCACCGCTGCTTCGGTGCCGCCGTCGGGGAGCAGGGTTCGGATGGGAGACAAAGGTGAGTGGGTGCCGAGCCGAGCTCAGGgtggcaatttcgtaaattacTTGCCCCAGGATGAGGCGGTGGCGGCTGGGCTCGGCGCCGACGAAGGCGGATTGGACGCCCTGGAGTCGCAGAGAGTGGTGGATCTTCTTAACAGAGAGCTCTCCCGCCTGCTGAAGTTAAACCCTAAGGAGTTTTGGCGACAAG TGGCTAGTGATACATCGTTGCATGAATTTCTGGATAGCTTTCTTCAGTTTAGGAGTAGGTGGTATGATTTCCCTCATCGTGGCGCCAACGAATTGGTGGCGGGGATCATTGTTGGGGAGTTTGAATTGAGCCGCCGTGTGTTTATGGTATTATATCGAAT ATCTTCTAATAGGGATCCTGGCGCTCGTCTTGCTGATAGTCTCAGTCCACAAGACCATGAAG TTCTTTTGCAGGAGAAGAAGTTGCTTGACTTGCCTAAGCTGTTAGACATATGTGCTATATATGGCCATGAAAATGAAGATTTGACCAGAGTGCTG GTTGGCAATGCAGTAAAAGCTCATACTAGGATCCGTGACAATTTGACTGCAGTAGCATCACATTTCCTTAGCATTGTCCAAACAATGCACCAACGTAGCAGCTCAGCCTTGGAG ACCCTTTTTTCCTCTGGAAACACTGGAGAACATGGATCCAGCCGCCTTCTTGCTGATTTATTGGAA GTTATGGACTTCATCAATGATGCAGTTGTATCCATGGATGCTTTCTTAACTGCATACGAACCATCTGCTGTCTTCTTGTTGTGCCCTGTTGAAACCAG TCATGGGAACGAGGCATTACTAAGCACTCTAGCAAGGTTGCATGATTCATTACTTCCATCTTTGCAGCGTGGATTTCAAATAATTTCAGCAGATGGAGAAGATAAAATGGTGTCTAATATTTCTTTAAGTTTGAAGATGTTATCAAAGAGAATTGTCAGATTCGGTTGGAAACTATTGGATTTGTGCTATCTAAGTGATGAGGCCTTCAAAGATAACCTCCCCATTCCAGCTGCTGCGGAGATGTTTCCAGCCAAAGTGGAGGATCTTTTCATTAGATCAGATATACTGGTTCAAACTTTAAGAGAGATTAATGGAATTTCCGTATGTGCTCAGGAGAACCAGAATAGGCAAACATttcttcaaaatattgaaaagaaCTTCAACATTATGAGCAAAATGGAGAATTTACAAAATAGTG GATGGATAATCATGGATGATGAGCAGCTGGGGTATGTATATGGAATACTTATGTCTACTCAGAAACTCATACTTAAGGAGCAGCCCAGTACGACAGCCGCTTTGACAAACAAGAAGGTGCAGATAGATGAAGATGTTGCAATTGTGGAGTCGCGAATCAGTCAAATAAAGGACCTGTTCCCTGATTATGGAAAAGGTTTCTTAGCTGCTTGTCTTGAAGCCTATAACCAGAATCCTGAGGAGGTTATTCGGAGGATTCTTGAGGGAACTCTTCATGAAGATCTGCAGTCCTTGGATATGTCATTAGAGACGATGCCAGCACCCAAGACTGTGACTGTTGGTAGGAATGATAAAGGGAAAGGAAAACTAGGTGAGCTTACAGCACCACCCGCCACTAGTACAGCAGTTGTTGTGAGGGATAAACAAAATGGTGCCCCTTCGGTTTCATCCTCCTCATCACAAGGAAGGTTTGTTAGGAAGTCTAAAGCAGACGTACCTGATACGGATACCCTGGATGACAGAAATGAGAAATACGTTGCAAACACTGCTGCTCTTATTTCACAGTTTGAGTATGATGATGAGTATGATGACTCTTTTGATGATCTGGGTCTGAGTGTTGCGGATTCAGGAGTGGGGGAAAGTGAGATATTTAGTGAAAAAAGCAGCTCAAATACGGGTAGGCCGTGGGAAACACAAACTGGAAATTCATCTCAGGATGCAGCTAGTTCCAAATGGGGCTCCAGAAAGAAGCCCCAATATTATGTCAAGGATGGTAAGAATTATAGTTACAAAGTTGCAGGTTCGGTTGCAGTTGCAAATGCTGGGGAAGCATCATTAATTACTGAAGCACAACGAGAAGTTATTCATGGCCTTGGCCGTGGTGGCAATCTTCCTCTAGGCGCAGTTAAGAAGCTGACAGAATACTCGGAGGAGCAAGACAAACAATTTGACAATTCTCAAGCCGAAGAGAGAGGTCagatggatgggagagggagagggtttGTTGGGAATGCTAGGGGCAGAGGACGGAGGGGAGGAAGACAAAGGGAGGCCAACGAGGAGCAAGATAATAAACACAACGATAATGCCAAAGGTGAAGACGGAGAGAATGCCGGAAATCAAAGGGGAAGGGGGGGAAGGAGAGGAGGCAGAGGAGGAGGTGGGAGAAATAATTTCAGGAAGGACCGGGCCATGAATAAGCACTTTTCTGGTTTAGGTGGCTTCTAG